In one Agathobacter rectalis ATCC 33656 genomic region, the following are encoded:
- the glpK gene encoding glycerol kinase GlpK, whose amino-acid sequence MAKYIMALDAGTTSNRCILFNEKGEMCSVAQKEFTQFFPKPGWVEHDAEEIWATQLEVAKEAMANIQATAADICAIGITNQRETTIVWDKNTGEPVYHAIVWQCRRTAEYADSLKEKGLTETFRKKTGLVIDAYFSATKLKWLLDNVPGARERAERGELLFGTVETWLIWKLTQGQVHVTDYSNASRTMMFNINTLKWDDEILKELDIPKSMLPKPMPSSCVYGEVNPVYFGGPIPIAGAAGDQQAALFGQTCFRAGEAKNTYGTGCFLLMNTGEMPVSSKNGLVTTIAWGIDGKVVYALEGSIFVAGASIQWLRDEMKFIDSSTDSEYMARKVKDTNGCYVVPAFTGLGAPYWDQYARGTIVGLTRGVNKYHVIRATLESMAFQVNDVLEAMKADSGINLTSLKVDGGASANNLLMQMQADISNAPVNRPVCVETTAMGAAYLAGLAVGYWDSMDDIKRNWAIDRVFEPEIADDMREKKRKMWKKAVACAFNWAKDD is encoded by the coding sequence TATGGCATTAGATGCGGGCACGACCAGCAACAGATGTATACTTTTCAATGAGAAGGGCGAGATGTGCAGCGTGGCACAGAAGGAATTTACGCAGTTTTTCCCGAAGCCAGGCTGGGTGGAGCACGATGCAGAGGAAATCTGGGCCACACAGCTTGAGGTGGCAAAGGAGGCAATGGCAAATATACAGGCTACGGCAGCCGACATATGTGCGATAGGCATTACTAACCAGAGAGAGACCACGATTGTGTGGGACAAAAATACGGGAGAGCCGGTTTATCACGCAATAGTATGGCAGTGCAGGCGCACGGCAGAGTATGCGGATTCACTGAAGGAAAAGGGGCTTACCGAGACCTTCAGGAAAAAGACAGGTCTTGTGATAGATGCTTATTTTTCGGCAACTAAGCTCAAGTGGCTCCTTGACAATGTGCCGGGAGCAAGGGAGAGAGCCGAAAGAGGCGAGCTTTTGTTTGGAACAGTCGAGACATGGCTTATATGGAAGCTCACTCAGGGGCAGGTGCATGTTACGGATTATTCCAATGCATCAAGAACCATGATGTTTAATATCAATACCTTAAAGTGGGATGATGAGATACTTAAGGAGCTTGACATACCAAAGAGCATGCTTCCAAAGCCTATGCCGTCAAGCTGTGTGTATGGTGAGGTGAATCCGGTGTACTTCGGGGGACCGATTCCTATCGCGGGAGCGGCAGGAGACCAGCAGGCAGCGCTTTTTGGTCAGACCTGCTTTAGGGCAGGAGAAGCCAAAAATACATACGGTACAGGTTGTTTTCTGCTGATGAATACAGGTGAGATGCCTGTTTCATCAAAGAACGGACTTGTTACCACAATAGCCTGGGGCATAGACGGCAAGGTGGTATATGCGCTGGAGGGCTCAATATTTGTGGCAGGAGCCTCAATACAGTGGCTCCGCGATGAGATGAAATTTATCGATTCCTCAACTGATTCAGAGTACATGGCGAGAAAGGTAAAGGATACAAACGGCTGTTATGTGGTGCCGGCATTTACAGGGCTTGGGGCACCGTACTGGGATCAGTATGCGAGAGGAACTATTGTGGGTCTTACGAGAGGTGTAAACAAGTACCATGTCATAAGGGCCACTCTGGAATCAATGGCATTTCAGGTAAATGATGTGCTTGAGGCAATGAAGGCTGATTCGGGCATCAATCTCACATCGCTTAAGGTGGACGGCGGCGCCAGTGCCAACAATCTGCTCATGCAGATGCAGGCTGATATCAGCAATGCACCGGTCAATAGGCCTGTGTGTGTGGAGACAACAGCCATGGGCGCAGCGTACCTCGCAGGGCTTGCAGTGGGCTATTGGGACAGCATGGATGATATAAAGAGAAACTGGGCTAT